A single genomic interval of Meles meles chromosome 9, mMelMel3.1 paternal haplotype, whole genome shotgun sequence harbors:
- the TMEM37 gene encoding voltage-dependent calcium channel gamma-like subunit isoform X1, which yields MTAINVQAQRLLAGRRPQRPFLESFIRALIIVCAALALVLSSVSICDGHWLLDGDVLFGLWHFCTSSNHTGTHCLRDLSQAHVPGLAVGMVLARSVGALAVVAAILGLELLMVSQDGNRFASSMGTGTWAGCRVSAASTCFVDSVPGYGLGGLLGLPRVDHSSSEAYLGGASNFSSTSSKGLMGTFPCCSFGHARDAEFRIPSISCIC from the exons GCCCAGAGGCTACTGGCCGGGAGGAGGCCCCAGCGGCCCTTCTTGGAATCCTTCATCCGGGCCCTCATCATTGTCTGCGCTGCCCTGGCCTTGGTCCTCTCCTCCGTCTCCATCTGCGATGGCCATTGGCTGCTGGATGGAGACGTCCTCTTCGGGCTCTGGCACTTCTGCACTTCCTCCAACCACACGGGGACACACTGTCTCAGAGACCTGAGTCAGGCGCATGTGCCTGGGCTGGCCGTGGGCATGGTCCTGGCGCGCAGTGTGGGCGCCTTGGCTGTGGTGGCTGCCATTTTGGGCCTAGAGCTCCTCATGGTGTCCCAG GATGGGAATAGATTTGCAAGCAGCATGGGAACCGGCACCTGGGCTGGCTGCAGAGTAAGTGCGGCCTCcacttgttttgttgactctgtGCCGGGATACGGGCTCGGGGGTCTCCTGGGGTTGCCCAGAGTGGATCATTCCTCCAGCGAAGCGTATCTAGGCGGTGCCTCAAACTTTTCTTCCACCAGCTCAAAGGGCCTTATGGGCACATTTCCCTGCTGCAGCTTCGGTCATGCCAGGGATGCAGAATTCAGGATTCCCTCGATTTCTTGCATATGCTAG
- the TMEM37 gene encoding voltage-dependent calcium channel gamma-like subunit isoform X2 encodes MTAINVQAQRLLAGRRPQRPFLESFIRALIIVCAALALVLSSVSICDGHWLLDGDVLFGLWHFCTSSNHTGTHCLRDLSQAHVPGLAVGMVLARSVGALAVVAAILGLELLMVSQVCEDLHSRRKWAMGSVVLLFSFILSSGGLLSFVILLWSHVTLTGFTLMFWCEFTASFLFFLNAISGLHLSSITHPWGQPRKFGPPS; translated from the coding sequence GCCCAGAGGCTACTGGCCGGGAGGAGGCCCCAGCGGCCCTTCTTGGAATCCTTCATCCGGGCCCTCATCATTGTCTGCGCTGCCCTGGCCTTGGTCCTCTCCTCCGTCTCCATCTGCGATGGCCATTGGCTGCTGGATGGAGACGTCCTCTTCGGGCTCTGGCACTTCTGCACTTCCTCCAACCACACGGGGACACACTGTCTCAGAGACCTGAGTCAGGCGCATGTGCCTGGGCTGGCCGTGGGCATGGTCCTGGCGCGCAGTGTGGGCGCCTTGGCTGTGGTGGCTGCCATTTTGGGCCTAGAGCTCCTCATGGTGTCCCAGGTGTGTGAAGACCTCCACTCACGGCGCAAGTGGGCCATGGGCTCTGTcgtcctcctcttctccttcatcctctccTCCGGGGGTCTCCTGAGTTTCGTGATCCTCCTCTGGAGCCATGTCACGCTCACTGGCTTCACCCTGATGTTCTGGTGCGAGTTCAcggcctccttcctcttctttctgaatGCCATCAGTGGCCTGCACTTAAGCAGCATCACCCACCCCTGGGGCCAACCAAGGAAATTTGGGCCTCCCTCCTAG